The Hypnocyclicus thermotrophus genome includes a window with the following:
- a CDS encoding response regulator transcription factor, whose translation MKKILVVDDEKFIRLGIATILENNFIDLDIKLAKNGKEALEIIEKEEFEIIITDINMPTMNGMELLKEVNKLDKKIKTIILSGFNEFEYARQSIQYGVKNYLLKPIDEKELRDNIYEIFNEIEKENQNKKKDFIKDFLIFLERKKYNKIEKLLIKLKKNIKNLTCYYIETTYNINSLSDIVVNINENQYIILSEKEIDFSDIEYNFLCRSKKESIKDSFNEIEKLKKYKIFFEKENITYENIKNRKKIEIDNEKIDTIYNYLKYGKIKEIEKEINSLFNDKFINNGDIESFEKLHNLFYLRIFLKNQDKIEKDILNENFLKIKSKNMKEYINKILESFKKICSIKENSKNIEEVYIEKALEYIKQNYNKDINMAVVSNYVSLNYSYFSTIFKKHLEMNFLDYLNKIRIEKAKEYLKRVDYKIYEIAEEVGYKNPKHFSKIFKKIEKITPIEYRLRYKEEGEIGDDDEKD comes from the coding sequence ATGAAAAAAATTTTAGTTGTAGATGATGAAAAATTTATTAGATTAGGAATTGCTACAATATTAGAAAATAATTTTATTGATTTAGATATTAAGTTAGCGAAAAATGGAAAAGAAGCATTAGAAATAATAGAGAAAGAAGAATTTGAAATTATCATAACAGATATTAATATGCCTACAATGAATGGGATGGAACTACTTAAAGAGGTAAATAAACTTGATAAAAAGATAAAAACTATTATATTAAGTGGATTTAATGAGTTTGAATACGCAAGACAAAGTATACAATATGGAGTGAAAAATTATTTACTAAAACCTATTGATGAAAAAGAGCTTAGAGATAATATTTATGAAATATTTAATGAAATAGAAAAAGAAAATCAAAATAAAAAAAAGGATTTTATAAAAGATTTTTTAATCTTTTTAGAAAGAAAGAAATATAATAAAATAGAAAAATTGTTAATTAAATTAAAGAAAAATATAAAAAATTTAACTTGTTATTATATTGAAACTACTTATAATATAAATAGCTTATCAGATATAGTTGTAAATATAAATGAAAATCAATATATTATTTTATCTGAAAAAGAAATAGATTTTTCTGATATAGAGTACAATTTTTTATGCCGAAGTAAAAAAGAAAGTATAAAAGATAGTTTTAATGAAATAGAAAAATTAAAAAAATATAAAATATTTTTTGAAAAAGAGAATATAACTTATGAAAATATAAAAAATAGAAAAAAAATTGAAATAGATAATGAAAAAATAGATACTATATATAATTATTTAAAATATGGTAAAATTAAAGAAATAGAGAAAGAAATAAATAGTCTATTTAATGATAAATTTATAAACAATGGAGATATTGAAAGTTTTGAAAAATTGCATAACTTATTTTATTTAAGAATTTTTCTGAAAAATCAGGATAAAATAGAAAAAGATATTTTAAATGAAAATTTTTTAAAAATTAAAAGTAAAAATATGAAAGAATATATTAATAAAATTTTGGAATCATTCAAAAAAATATGCTCTATAAAAGAGAATAGTAAAAATATAGAAGAAGTATATATAGAAAAAGCATTAGAATATATAAAACAAAATTATAATAAAGATATAAATATGGCAGTTGTATCAAATTATGTCTCATTAAATTATTCATATTTTTCAACAATTTTTAAAAAACATCTTGAAATGAATTTTTTAGATTATTTAAACAAAATAAGAATAGAAAAAGCAAAAGAATATTTAAAAAGAGTAGATTATAAGATATATGAAATAGCAGAAGAAGTAGGATATAAGAATCCAAAACATTTTTCAAAAATATTTAAAAAAATAGAAAAAATCACACCAATAGAATATAGATTAAGATATAAAGAAGAAGGAGAGATAGGAGATGATGATGAAAAAGACTGA